A window of Bactrocera dorsalis isolate Fly_Bdor chromosome 4, ASM2337382v1, whole genome shotgun sequence genomic DNA:
ACCACCGCGCACTTTTGTCAAATGACTGTGGTCGGAACTTATATTTTAGGCATccggaaataaaaatatgtaagtgaACAATTGCATTCCCTTTATATATACTGTTTCGATAAATTGTTTATACGaaacctttttaaatttttgctaaaatggtattttaaaaattttgaggttagCGTCATTTGTCATAGCCACTAATGTATGGGTACCAATTAGATTTCAAGttcaaattttcaactaataaaAACTTTCAATGCATATTTATAATACTAGCGATTAGATAATGCTCTTAAGGTAACGATTTCCTTTTACTAATGTATTACCCTACCTATCAGAGCGCCTGAAATTTCTGTTCTTACCTTTTCTGTTTCAATAtcattataaataatatgtgCATACTATATTAGAtagaaattaaatgtattttttattaagtaatcATATTAGCATACTAACACACATACTTATCCGTCTACTTTTATTGTATGCACTTCTGGAAGTTTACACTATTATGAAATGTCATTttattactttaatatttacagaaaacgtttaaataagtatatatttatgtgtgtaacttaaaaatatatgtttatagaaTTATTTAACtacgaacaaaaatataaaaaacaaatcaaaaaatcttcaaattttgCTGATTGCATAGGCAATTGATTTAAGGATTTGCTAAAGAGCGGATATTCTTTTAATACTCAAATAGTTGataaaactatatataattaaacACTTTTAGTGCACTCATATgtggcatacacatacatgcataagtgATGTGCCGTTTGCAAATAACTACAACTATCCTCACACTAAACTAACAGCTTttaaattgtcttttttgaatGTCTTTTTCCGTTCGataatacaaatttatgatatttgTCTTAAatcatacatgtgtatatttctaaatactttgctttacatttttaacgtataaaattgaaagtaatacaaaacttataaataaagtaaaagtagTACTAGTAACACTTTTTAATCATAGGGATGTACTTTTGAGACTTATTAAGATAAacagcaaatttatttacattttgatatactttgttgtgatttttttcaaatctgtGGTCGTGTCCATAGTTCACTCAAATCCTTTGGACGTATTTTACCGATTTCTGTAAATAAGAAccaaaatgtaataaaacataaaagcaaataaattacatGCTAAAACCGACCTACCCAATTGCCCAGGCATTAGGCCACTGTCACGTTTAGGCGAAGGCCAGACCATGTCAAAACGCGGTTGAACTGCTAACTGATTTGATTGTGTGGGGCGAAAAGTGGAGctgctgcgtaaaaatatattaagcattcgagaaaatcgactttttaaCAAACAAACTTCATGCTAACCTATAAGGATGCTTCAAACAGCCGTACACCTCGCGATATCTaccatataaagtgccataagaGACACCCAATATACGCGCAGCTTTCTTCATTTCcaatcttttgttttttatagcATCCAATACCTAAAAATAAGTTATTTGAAAAACTGTTATACTCAAAAAACTTAACGACTTGTGTTTAAACTTACGCGTCGTGTGAAGGGCTCCTCCCAGAATTGCGGTCGACGTCCTTTAGCCAAGTAATCGTCCATTTTGATCACATCTTGCCACTCGGACATCTCCTCGGTGGTCAAACGCGAATCTGTGCTGTCATACTCTTCCATCTTTATGTCCACATAATCTTGATCGTTGCCATTAGCAGCGCCGACAGCTCCGACTATTGCGCCGCTTGAAGAACTCGCCGTTGCACCTGTTGCTGTTATGGGGGCCGTCGGCGCATGCACAAAATCGTGTGTCATCAATATGCCATGTTCGTTCAATAAATAACCCTCAGGCGCATATTTGCCGTATGGATGTGCGGGATGGTGCAACGACGGAGGCGGCGGCAACGGTAGCGGTGCACTTGGATCACTGGTAATATTTCCGCGCTTATGTGTGCCGCTTGTGGCGGAAGTTGTCGTATTGGCTGCAGCATTGCTAAGCTTGTCCTTAGATTGTCGCACGTTTTCCATTTCCTCCACCGGTTGTGGTACAGAAGCAGCAGTGTTGACCTTTTCTTCCTCCTCTCCGTCAACATTGCCGCCCTTGCATTCCTGTGTTTGATCAGTTATCTCATTTTGTGCGGAATGCTCACGCGACTCACGCTCTTCACGCTTGCGTTCATCATTAATTGAATTGTTGTCGTCGCGTTCCTCGGCGCTTGAGCGTTTACGCGTTAGCGAGCGTTCACGTGCATGCAACTTGTCACGTTCTTCCGAATGACGTTCCTTACGCTTTCGCGCCTCGATTTTTGCCGTGCGTTGTGCTTCTTTGTCGTCTGCCTGATCCAAATTTTGTTCCTTCAATGTGGCGGTGTCTACGTCACACTCAATGAGGGGTTCATTATCGCCACCGCCACCGACATTTACCTCCAAATTACTGTTAATCCATTCGGGGTCGGCCTGTGCGTCTTCGTGTTCCAACTCATCCGCTTCGGTATGGAGCTGATGATGGTgcagttggtgttgttgttgctgttgacggTGCAATTGACGCATACGCTtgttatgttgttgctgctggatgtgttggtggtaagcggcGGCCGCTGCGACGGAGGTCGACGAAGGCGGCGGTATCGGTGAGATGACAGCAAGCCGACGCTGCTCGTCGTTATACTGGCGCTGCGCTTCCAAGTATGCTTGGTGATGATGGTGCGCATCCAAATGGCTGCCATACTGTGCTAGTTTCCGGCTGGAAGAGATGAAGAATGTAAATAAGTCAAAgcagattttaaaaaatacttgcaGACTAAACTCACACATTGAAAACGTCATAGGCGTCGTCTAGTGGCGGACGTCCGCGCTTACGTTTCGGCCCCAAATAACTTTCCACCGGCGATGCGGCAGAGGCCgcagcagctgcagcagcggcggcggctgCAACGGCTACCATAGAAGCGCTGCTTGTTGGCGGTAGTGGCGTTAGGGTCGGTAAGCCTTGTTGCGCATGCGCCTGGTCCTTCGGCGAGGAGAGCTTGCGTTCGCGCGGCAGTCGCTGTGGTGGCATGAAACTGGGTGAGCCAACGCGTTGTTGCTCCGGTCGCGTATTGTACATATCCTGCCCATGTATGGGTGTGGGTGAGTGAAACTCGGTGGCAGCGGTGGGCAACGGCGGTCCGTCCTCATCATCGCGCCACGAAACTTCCGCCAAACCTTTGATTTTGAGATCATCTGCAGTCTTTAAGAGTGAGGCCAAATTTGCCTGCACGCAAGAAGATTTCTAtcagaaattattcaaattcaaattaaaaacacttgCACTTACGTGTTCCACATTGATTTCGCCTTTATACATAAATTCAATTAGACACTTGACATCGGCGAATGTGACGTCCTTCATTATGATAATCGGATCACGTTCACTGGCGTAGTTGGTGAGCACTGTGTCGAAGAAGCTGCTGCAAGCGCAGAGCACAACGCGGTGTGCGCGTATCAGTTGGCCCTCACAGGCTAGCGTCACATCGCAGAAGCAGCCGCGGTCTAGCAATTGTGAGAACATTGTCTGTAGATTACTATGATGGTATTTCCATCGCAGGCAATATTGCTGTGGCAACATGGTGGCTGTAAGAGGAAAGGAAAGcatgaattaaattatttttagagaCTTCTGCCAAAAGTTTATGTTATTATAAGTACTAACGGTACTAGGTTCGAAATTCTTAAGAATGCTTAAAGTGtgcattttaaataacaaaGATCTGTCTATATAAATTCGAAAAAAGTCGGGTTGGTTACACCACTTATAGCTCAAGAACGACCGTGTCTACTTTGTTGATCCCTGACTTGTTGAATTCGTCTCCGTCCTGAATAGCAGTATAATGGTTGATATGTTGAAAGGACTGacaaaatatatctaaaaaaaaagtatccAACTTCACGAATATCTAGTCTAAAATCACCGGGAGCTGGAGAGATCTTAAACCCTTTATATCTAGTGTTCGGAGACACATATTTTTGATGTTGaaccaaaataaattcaaacaatAGGCGTCTCGTCAGTAACAAAGACGGGACCTCTCTTttcattgataatttttaagaaCCTATACCAAAACCTTaagaatattataatattttgaaattttttttgaaaatcaaaaaatgattttgaaagGGGATTCAAGACATGCGAGTAAAGACATCAATCACTTTCTTCATTGATTTATGAAGGAATGCCCAATCGAGTTAATTCCTCAGCTAGCCTCTTATATAGCACCTCCGGTctttcacaaacaaaaaatcggACATTAGAAAGTTTTTGAAGTGAAAGACAAATAGATCTTAACCAATCAGGGAGAGAATTTCTATCGAAGGCTTTCTTACTTAACCTTTAAGTAGACATCAGAAGACATTTTCCTTGCTTTCCCATTAGACCGAGGTGCTATTGTAAGTGTAGGGCTTTCTTAAGTCTTTAGCTGGTCTAGGCAGGATCTTAACTATATTACTTTGTGTAGATATATATAGCACCCATATTTCTACCTTTCTTTAGAGATGTTATCAGGCAATTGTATAGGCCGCTTTACACAGCTTTTATTTGCGATGTGGTACCGGCTGCTTATAATTTTTCACTGAGAAACGTCTTATGTTGTTCGGATACTGAGTTGAAACCCAAGTTCTAAGTAACGGTAGTGTCATTCTTCAACCCCTCCTCGACGGCATCCGCTGAATATGAGACATAAACactaataaaaagtaataattgtTGTCTTCTATCTATCCATCTATATATAAATCGGTTTGGGAGGTTAGTAGTTCATAACCTCAACGCTAATACATTCAAAAGACGCTTAAGTGGGATCCAAATCTAAACTAAAATCTACAACAGAGCCTTCAACTGCTTTAAGGGATATGTTAGAATAAAAAGAACCAAGATCTACTGGGGTTGGCTTCGGGTCAAACAACTTTAAGGGGAAAAGTTAAGCTCCGAACTTATAGATCTGAGTGTGCACACGAAGTAGAatcgattcggtgccgttcgcagcaactcggactgacgtatagaCTAATTTGTTGCAGTTtacgtcgaaatcttaaatttaaagcgtATAAACTACAGCTTCTGCAAGAATTGAAACCGTTCgtgagacgaagagcaacctgaagagattcaaaagctgccattttatccaaaAAATAACGAAATGGTGTGgcttgtgggccggtggaatcatcggtacataattcttcaaaaattatgacgGTAAGAGGGTAAACGTTAAtggtgaccgttatcgcgccataataaccaaccatttgatgcttgaaattgaagctcttgatctcggcgacatttagtttcaacaagacagtGCTACTTTCCACAcaacaattaatggatttattgacagaatacttcggtgagcaaataatttcacgttttgggccggtcgattggtcaccaagatcctatgatatcacaccgttagactttttcttgatgggttatataaagtctaaagtctatgctgacaatctcgcttcgattcaggccttggagcaaaacatcacgcgtgtcattcgccagttaccagtcgaaatgttcgaacgagtcatcgaaaattttacCCAAAGGATGGACCGTTTGAGACATAGCCTCGTCCAACATTTCAAAAAGATAACCTTCAAAAAATGAATGCcaaggaatgttctttcgaatgataataaacattccccattaaatttgaagtttctgtgttttttctttaaaaaaaaataggaaacctcgaaatttGTCACcctttagatatgtatatataaatatatgtatgtacaaatatatttctcTGTAAAAAGCAATTCTCTCACATTACCCTTCTTCCGGACAACAACGGAACAagcaactaaattaaattaaattcgccAATGTAAAGGAAAGGGTTCGATTTGGTCAAGCTAAGATTATGAAAAATTCAATGCAACCGAAAAAGAAACTCGACAcggatatttttttacaattccttTTCAAATTCTTTGGTACCGAAAAGAATGCGCAAACTGTCCACCATGTGTCCAACCGCCCAGCGTTTCTTACCAACCCCCTCAAgctaacatacaaacatacatacatctcaTAAAATTTCAGCGTAGAAGTATTCCTTGCACCCTCACATTTTTGATATGCAAGAAATTTAGATGAGCtcgaaaaaatttcagttcgcaaaaaatggagaaaataaaaatgaaaaattttacataaccAAATTTTCGTTGACAAAGAAAAAAGCTGGAAAACGAGGATAGTTTATGggcagccaaaaaaaaaaaacacaaaaaaaaagaaaatatgtgaaaataccGTAAAATTCGAGAgacaaaatggaataaaatgaaaatataaaaataagatgAAGAGGGCAAAAGGCAAGGCAAGTAAATCGAGGCACTTACAACACCCCAAAAAGGCGTTCGGTTCAAAGAAACTACAGAATTTTGCGCAGCCATTGTAGAAAAAGTAAtctcagacacacacacacacacaaaataacctttatatattatatattgcagttatgtatgtgtatgctcaGCGAAGGGTTGACCATaatgtatgtgcataaaaagTGAGGTTATAAAATATCGAACGACATCAGCAGGGAACTTAACGCTAATAGGGATTGACGCATTTGCGACGAACAACGCCCGCGTCCCAAGCAAGGTTTACGCTGGCAAAAAGAGCACTTTTTATGTGTGcattaaacatatgtaca
This region includes:
- the LOC105225198 gene encoding protein split ends isoform X3; translated protein: MLPQQYCLRWKYHHSNLQTMFSQLLDRGCFCDVTLACEGQLIRAHRVVLCACSSFFDTVLTNYASERDPIIIMKDVTFADVKCLIEFMYKGEINVEHANLASLLKTADDLKIKGLAEVSWRDDEDGPPLPTAATEFHSPTPIHGQDMYNTRPEQQRVGSPSFMPPQRLPRERKLSSPKDQAHAQQGLPTLTPLPPTSSASMVAVAAAAAAAAAAASAASPVESYLGPKRKRGRPPLDDAYDVFNVRKLAQYGSHLDAHHHHQAYLEAQRQYNDEQRRLAVISPIPPPSSTSVAAAAAYHQHIQQQQHNKRMRQLHRQQQQQHQLHHHQLHTEADELEHEDAQADPEWINSNLEVNVGGGGDNEPLIECDVDTATLKEQNLDQADDKEAQRTAKIEARKRKERHSEERDKLHARERSLTRKRSSAEERDDNNSINDERKREERESREHSAQNEITDQTQECKGGNVDGEEEEKVNTAASVPQPVEEMENVRQSKDKLSNAAANTTTSATSGTHKRGNITSDPSAPLPLPPPPSLHHPAHPYGKYAPEGYLLNEHGILMTHDFVHAPTAPITATGATASSSSGAIVGAVGAANGNDQDYVDIKMEEYDSTDSRLTTEEMSEWQDVIKMDDYLAKGRRPQFWEEPFTRRVLDAIKNKRLEMKKAARILGVSYGTLYGRYREVYGCLKHPYSSSTFRPTQSNQLAVQPRFDMVWPSPKRDSGLMPGQLGRNR
- the LOC105225198 gene encoding protein split ends isoform X4, whose protein sequence is MLPQQYCLRWKYHHSNLQTMFSQLLDRGCFCDVTLACEGQLIRAHRVVLCACSSFFDTVLTNYASERDPIIIMKDVTFADVKCLIEFMYKGEINVEHANLASLLKTADDLKIKGLAEVSWRDDEDGPPLPTAATEFHSPTPIHGQDMYNTRPEQQRVGSPSFMPPQRLPRERKLSSPKDQAHAQQGLPTLTPLPPTSSASMVAVAAAAAAAAAAASAASPVESYLGPKRKRGRPPLDDAYDVFNVRKLAQYGSHLDAHHHHQAYLEAQRQYNDEQRRLAVISPIPPPSSTSVAAAAAYHQHIQQQQHNKRMRQLHRQQQQQHQLHHHQLHTEADELEHEDAQADPEWINSNLEVNVGGGGDNEPLIECDVDTATLKEQNLDQADDKEAQRTAKIEARKRKERHSEERDKLHARERSLTRKRSSAEERDDNNSINDERKREERESREHSAQNEITDQTQECKGGNVDGEEEEKVNTAASVPQPVEEMENVRQSKDKLSNAAANTTTSATSGTHKRGNITSDPSAPLPLPPPPSLHHPAHPYGKYAPEGYLLNEHGILMTHDFVHAPTAPITATGATASSSSGAIVGAVGAANGNDQDYVDIKMEEYDSTDSRLTTEEMSEWQDVIKMDDYLAKGRRPQFWEEPFTRRVLDAIKNKRLEMKKAARILGVSYGTLYGRYREVYGCLKHPYSSTFRPTQSNQLAVQPRFDMVWPSPKRDSGLMPGQLGRNR
- the LOC105225198 gene encoding protein split ends isoform X2; protein product: MLPQQYCLRWKYHHSNLQTMFSQLLDRGCFCDVTLACEGQLIRAHRVVLCACSSFFDTVLTNYASERDPIIIMKDVTFADVKCLIEFMYKGEINVEHANLASLLKTADDLKIKGLAEVSWRDDEDGPPLPTAATEFHSPTPIHGQDMYNTRPEQQRVGSPSFMPPQRLPRERKLSSPKDQAHAQQGLPTLTPLPPTSSASMVAVAAAAAAAAAAASAASPVESYLGPKRKRGRPPLDDAYDVFNVRKLAQYGSHLDAHHHHQAYLEAQRQYNDEQRRLAVISPIPPPSSTSVAAAAAYHQHIQQQQHNKRMRQLHRQQQQQHQLHHHQLHTEADELEHEDAQADPEWINSNLEVNVGGGGDNEPLIECDVDTATLKEQNLDQADDKEAQRTAKIEARKRKERHSEERDKLHARERSLTRKRSSAEERDDNNSINDERKREERESREHSAQNEITDQTQECKGGNVDGEEEEKVNTAASVPQPVEEMENVRQSKDKLSNAAANTTTSATSGTHKRGNITSDPSAPLPLPPPPSLHHPAHPYGKYAPEGYLLNEHGILMTHDFVHAPTAPITATGATASSSSGAIVGAVGAANGNDQDYVDIKMEEYDSTDSRLTTEEMSEWQDVIKMDDYLAKGRRPQFWEEPFTRRVLDAIKNKRLEMKKAARILGVSYGTLYGRYREVYGCLKHPYSSTFRPTQSNQLAVQPRFDMVWPSPKRDSGLMPGQLEIGKIRPKDLSELWTRPQI
- the LOC105225198 gene encoding protein split ends isoform X1, with the protein product MLPQQYCLRWKYHHSNLQTMFSQLLDRGCFCDVTLACEGQLIRAHRVVLCACSSFFDTVLTNYASERDPIIIMKDVTFADVKCLIEFMYKGEINVEHANLASLLKTADDLKIKGLAEVSWRDDEDGPPLPTAATEFHSPTPIHGQDMYNTRPEQQRVGSPSFMPPQRLPRERKLSSPKDQAHAQQGLPTLTPLPPTSSASMVAVAAAAAAAAAAASAASPVESYLGPKRKRGRPPLDDAYDVFNVRKLAQYGSHLDAHHHHQAYLEAQRQYNDEQRRLAVISPIPPPSSTSVAAAAAYHQHIQQQQHNKRMRQLHRQQQQQHQLHHHQLHTEADELEHEDAQADPEWINSNLEVNVGGGGDNEPLIECDVDTATLKEQNLDQADDKEAQRTAKIEARKRKERHSEERDKLHARERSLTRKRSSAEERDDNNSINDERKREERESREHSAQNEITDQTQECKGGNVDGEEEEKVNTAASVPQPVEEMENVRQSKDKLSNAAANTTTSATSGTHKRGNITSDPSAPLPLPPPPSLHHPAHPYGKYAPEGYLLNEHGILMTHDFVHAPTAPITATGATASSSSGAIVGAVGAANGNDQDYVDIKMEEYDSTDSRLTTEEMSEWQDVIKMDDYLAKGRRPQFWEEPFTRRVLDAIKNKRLEMKKAARILGVSYGTLYGRYREVYGCLKHPYSSSTFRPTQSNQLAVQPRFDMVWPSPKRDSGLMPGQLEIGKIRPKDLSELWTRPQI